The Setaria viridis chromosome 2, Setaria_viridis_v4.0, whole genome shotgun sequence DNA window TCATCGGCATCTGCCTCATCATCAACCACGTCAGCAGCCATGTCATCGGTACCAGACACGTCAGCAGCCATTCAACAGCCACATCATCATAATTATCCACATCACTAGCCATGTCAGTCGCCACATCAACGTCCATGTCACTTATGGGGGAATACGTGGCAACCATCTGTGACGTTTATTTTCGTCATTAATATTGGGCTTGGGATGGGCTGCGGAGGCCTAAGGCCAGTTTGTGATGGTTAAGAAACGTCATAGATCATGCTAATCTGTGACGGTTACAAAAAAAACGTTGATCGATTTAATCTGTGACGCTCAATTCTATGATGTTATCTGAAATCATCACAGATAGTGTTTTATGACGGTTTTTTAGCGATCTATGATAAATTTGTTCCGTCACAGATTAAATAGTTTCTTGTAGTGATCTTGCAGCCTGGGTAATATCGTAAATCTTGTGTGACCCTCCAAAACCGAGTCTGCAAAGTTTCATTGTTGCACACAGGAGGGAAGCTCTGTGGCGGTTTGCCAAAACTCTACCTAGTGAAAACAGCAGGGACCGTCCAAATGAGACCATTTCAAAGACTTGCGTGTTGGAAGTATCTACGACCATTCATAGTGTTAATTGGTCCCATAGCTTGACATTGCGACGGGCTCAAATAAGAACTACTCAGATATTGAAGAGCCAGATTTTGCATCTCTCTATACTCATTTACTTTTTACGTGACTTATTGAACTTTACATCATCATATTACCATTTCTATAATTGACACGCTAGTCCATCGGATTAGAGCGTAGGGTGCAAAATTTTGTAACAAGAGAGATAGCAAAATAGAGAACAAAATCATATGTGGTTTTGAGCCTTAAGACTTcataacccccccccccccccccgccgctaACCCaactaagaaaaaggaaatgtagGTTGATGGAGCGGTACAAATGTGGGTGTGCTTTTGCGATGGATGACTTTGGAGCTTATTCCGGAATGGAACTTCACGCTATGGATATGCTTTGTTCGACTAATCAAGTACCGCTACTAGTCTATCATTCAATTTTATTGTTTGAACATGTGAAACACATCCAATTCATGAGAGTATGGATGTACATACATATTTTGCAAGTACTCTCTCCGTTTTTTTACATGTCTCATTTGTTTTGTTCTAATTTAAATTTATCCCATTTTTACCAAGTTTATACAAAACTATAACAACTATACTATCAAACATATgcactatcaaaatatattccatGATAGATTCAATGAAACAAATTTGGTATTATAGATGTTATATTTTCTATATATAAATTTGCTTAAAGTTGGACAAATGTGACTTAGTACAAATCAaatgtgacatgtaaaaaaacAGGACTAATCATTTGTACAATTCCTTTACAACTTGTAGCAAATTTAGGCATTGAACAAAGTGAGATGCTCCTTCGTAATAGTCTCACTTTGCAGCCAATTCATACATTTTGGATTTTTGGTATTCGTCCGCCTCCAACCCCGCCCATCGTCCACCTTTGCCATCGGCGGCACCTTTGCCACACCACATTAAGCACAGCCACCGCCAGTTTCCGATCGGCCCTCCTTTCTAAGCCCAAATTCCCAAGGTCACCGAGAAGATAAGAAAACACCCTTCTGTTCTGAAGTCGTGTCAAATATAGCCAAATTTCAAAATATAGCTGTGTTGAACAAAATGACTCACCAGATGTAATACTAATATGTGAACTACAATCCATGATCATCCAAACCAGCATATACATTTTACAATCTTCACCCACACACGCACATTATAAAAAAGCAAGAAAAGAGTGAAAACAAAAGAGTAGCTAACGGTACAAGCCAAAATATCACATTCGGCACCTGGCCGATGCATCTATCAGAGATGGTAACATGAAAAGCATATACCCATGTCCATCGAGTAGTAGCAGCAACTTGCTGCTTGCAAGCTGACCGGTAGCAACGTCTCCCAAAAGCAGCAACGCTTTTACATGTACCACTAGTAGCGCCAGCAGTAAGCATAtgccgacccccccccccccccccccgcccccaccccacTGACTGACTGATGATGACGACCGTCGTCGCAGCCGTCACACGTCATCATACCGCTTGCCGGGGCCTCGCCGTCACCGCCAGCGGAGCGGCCATCTCGCACGACAGCTTGAGCACTTCCGACAGGTCGACGCCGCGTGCCGGGTCCAGCGATGGCAGCAGCTCGAACTCGTGCAGCAGCGCGGCGAGCCAGAACGCCACGGTGGCCATGGCGAGGCTCTTCCCGGGGCAGCTGCGCCGGCCAGCCCCGAACGGCGCCAGCCTGAGGTCCGAACCCATTATGGAGAACTCGTTTGACCCAACGAACCTCTCTGGCTGGAACTCCGTCGGCTTGGCCCACACGTCGGGGTCATGCGTTATGGCCCACATGTTCACCATGGCGGTGGTGCCGGCGGGGATGAGGTGCCCATCCACGTGCACGTCCGACGTGGCGAGGCGGGCCCACGACAGCAGCGGGCCCGGCGGGTGGAGCCTGAGCACCTCCTTGATCACGGCGTGCAGGTAAACCAGTGACGCCGAGTCGGACTCGGTCACGGCGCGGTCTCGGCCGACCACACAGTCCAGCTCGTCGTGGACACGCGCCTGCACGTCAGGGTGCAGCACCAGCCGGGCTAGAACCCACTCGATCAGCACGGCAACGGTATCAGTTCCACGGAACACCATTTCCTGCAAAAAGGACGTAACGTTCGCGTGTCAGAAACTGAAAACGTGCGAAGATCCCGGAGGAGGTTATGGTCGGATTGCCGGTTCAGTTACGCACCCAGAGGACGGCGATCATGTCCGAGTCGGCGAGCCTGTCGTCGCCTTGCAGCGAGAGGAGGACGTCGGTGAAGTCCACGACGGCGGGTGGGGCGGAGCTGAGGTCGTTCCGGGCGCGGTGCTCGTCGATGATGCCGCCGACGAAGCGGTTCACGCGCGGGACGAGGCGGTCGCACCTAGCCCGGGTGCCCTGCAGGTCGAAGCGCGCGAGCCAGGGGAGGTGGTCGGACCAGTTGAGCTGGCCCAGCAGGTCGTAGCCTTCGTCCACGAGGGCCCTCAGCTCCCGCGTCTCCGGGCTCTCCTTGGCGGGGTCCAGCTCCAGGTCGTACCGCTGGCCGAACACCGACCACATCACGTTGTGCAGGGACCCAcggcggaggacgcggcggacctcgacgtcgccgccgcggccggcgtccGACAGGCCCTTGATGGCGCCGACCATCTGGCGCGCGATTACCGCGCGCTGCGCGCCGGAGGCCGCGACCTGCCACGGGGAGAAGAGGTGCGTGGACGCCACGCGGCGGAGCGCGCGCCAGTAGGTGCCGTGGGGCGCGAACCCGATGGCGCGGTGGAACAGGAGCCCGTACGCGGACTCCTTGACGGGCCGGTCCGCGAACGCCGGGCTGTTGAGGATCTCACGGGccacctccgggtgcgcggccACCACCATCCGGGTCTCGCCGAGAGAGAACGCCATCAGCCGTCTGGCGCGCAggcggtccgccgccgccgcgagcttgCGGTGCGTGAGCCCCGTCATGAGCCACATGCTCCCGATCACCGGCAGGCCCCTAGGCCCCGGGATGCCCGCCGCGCCACCGGCGCGCCGcgtccaccgccacctcccccaCGCGGGGCCTCCCGGGAAGCACCAGTGGAGGAGGCAGGTGAcgacgcaggcggcggcgcagaccgCCAGGAAGCCGGCGAGGCGGTACGGCTGGTCCCCACCGCATTTCGCTGCCAGGGACAGGTACAGCAGCCAGCTGCCACAGTCATCGGGGGTCGCCACCATGGCTTCTCTTCTCTCGTGTTCCACTCCCTCAGTCTCTTCGCAGAGGATTGGAACTGGTGCTTGGCTTGAGGGGCAAAGGTAAGGCGAGGGCGCCGTTTTATAGGCGCGGGAAAGGCGGGCAACGGAAGCGAGGGAAGCGGGAAGCTTTACACACTATGGGCTAACCGCTGCAGGTTTTGATCGCGGCATTAACGGCGCGGTTAATGGCCGGGGGCCGAGATATTTGCAGTTGTGGCCGCACGCTCTCCAAGGAAGCCGCCGCGGGGACGCgggcgccagccgccgccggcacgcGTAACGGAACGGGGAGGCTACGGCTACGGCGCTACGCTACGGCCGGGGCGCGGGGACACGTTACGGCTacggcggcgagggggagggCAGAGGTGTGCCCCCCCCGCGTGGcgcggggggtgggggggggggggggggggggggggggggcgggggcgcggggggcggcgcggtgTGGGGAGTGGGGGTGTGGTGGGCACGTGATGGCCATGCACACGGCCGGACGCGCCGCGCCGGTGGCGGGTAGCTGGCGCGAGATAGAGTATGCGAGGTGCGGGGGGCGCACGCCGGTCGTGTGACCGCGCGCGGTGGATCGGAGGCCAGGGGGAGGGTTGCAACGCATGCGCAGGGCGCCTCGCACCTCGCGCGGGATCCGGGCGGCGCTACGACTGCGCTAGCCGCTAGCGTCTGCGCCTATCTGGGCTATGATGTCGTTGCTCGCCATCCTCTCGGATCCTCTTCCTGCAAAATTGTGTATCTTTTTCCTGTGGTTTCAAATTCAAGTTTCAGGTGAAACTGTAAACTGTGGAAGCTGTAGACTTCAGTCGATGAAGAATTTGCAGGTGAAACTCCTGCGTCGCACAAGAGCACTCGCTAGAAATTTCGAAATTAAACAATTGCTGGAAACTACACAGCATCGATATTGGATAGGAACAAAAGAACTTCTCCAACTTTGGAGGACAATAGAAAGTTCTACGCATTGGGGCCGAATTTTCGTCCGCGTGCATAGAAGCACCCTTGACACGGATCAGGTGCGTGCTGCCGCCGTGACGTCCTAAGCCTCGACGCATAATCTACTCCCAAACATCTCAAACATGTCGTTGTTAAATATTGGTTCCAATTTATAAACCAAATGGGTTAAACAACCAAGTAGCTTCAGGTGTGCAGTTTCCATCCATGATGGAGGCATGGAGCAAATAATCTCCCTGTCAACTGTCAGGAAGTCACCATGTAAGTAGCTAGTCTCTCAACGCAAAATGCCGAGTGCGTGTAGTATAAAACCCATGTCAAGCGAGCACCTATCGTACTTGCACTCCTCGTCGCTTTCCTGTCCGAGTGGCAAGATTTGCATCCCCTGGTAGAATAACAATTCCCGGTGCTTCTGGAGAGCTTCCTGCACGTCACTTTGTGGCTCAAACATGATCAAAGATGTGTGCATCTCGGTTCCGTTTCGAGATACCCGTCGTCTGAGTTTGTGCTGGAGATGGAGCGCGATCATCGCGTAAGGGTGATGAGTCTCTGAGGTAATCATGTACATTATTCAGGTGCCAAGGACAACACTACTGCTCGCGTTCGGGCGACTGGATGGCGACTTCCAGTGGAGCAGTGATTTATCAGTTCAGGCATCTACTCGGCAGACTGTGTTTTTTCTATTCCTGACATGACATGCAGCATCGAGCAGGCAATGAAGCAAGCATGGTGTGGTGTGGGTCGGAGCTTCGGGCGTCCACAAGCTTTTCCTAGCATTTTACATCACCCAACCAGTGGCAATAATAGGGCGATGATAACTGAACGATATGCCCTGTCCCGTCACAGCCACACAAAACTAAACAGT harbors:
- the LOC117842026 gene encoding cytochrome P450 78A9, which translates into the protein MVATPDDCGSWLLYLSLAAKCGGDQPYRLAGFLAVCAAACVVTCLLHWCFPGGPAWGRWRWTRRAGGAAGIPGPRGLPVIGSMWLMTGLTHRKLAAAADRLRARRLMAFSLGETRMVVAAHPEVAREILNSPAFADRPVKESAYGLLFHRAIGFAPHGTYWRALRRVASTHLFSPWQVAASGAQRAVIARQMVGAIKGLSDAGRGGDVEVRRVLRRGSLHNVMWSVFGQRYDLELDPAKESPETRELRALVDEGYDLLGQLNWSDHLPWLARFDLQGTRARCDRLVPRVNRFVGGIIDEHRARNDLSSAPPAVVDFTDVLLSLQGDDRLADSDMIAVLWEMVFRGTDTVAVLIEWVLARLVLHPDVQARVHDELDCVVGRDRAVTESDSASLVYLHAVIKEVLRLHPPGPLLSWARLATSDVHVDGHLIPAGTTAMVNMWAITHDPDVWAKPTEFQPERFVGSNEFSIMGSDLRLAPFGAGRRSCPGKSLAMATVAFWLAALLHEFELLPSLDPARGVDLSEVLKLSCEMAAPLAVTARPRQAV